A window of Methanocella sp. genomic DNA:
GAGCAAGGCCGTCGATGCGGTCGTCGCCATGACCAGGGGCGCCGACCTGTACGACGGCGTGCCGACGGTCTTCACCGACCCGAAGGAGGTCATCAAGTCGGCGGGCTCGCTGCACTGCGCGCCCGTCGCCATCGGCAAGTTCGTCGTACAGTACATGAACGGCGCGAGGGACAAAAAGATCGCGCTGCCCGTCAAACCGTGTGACGCCCGGGCGATACTCGTCATGGCCAAGCGCGGCAAGGTCAACAGGGACAACCTGCTGATGATCGGTGTCAACTGCGGTGGCACGGTCCAACCCATCGCAGGCCGCGAGATGATCGAGAAATACTATGGCGTTAACCCGGACGACGTTGTCAAGGAAGAGATCGACCGTGGCAAGTTCATCATCGTGCTGAAGAACGGCGAGCACAAGGAGATCAAGATCGACGACCTCGAGGACCAGGGCTCCGGTCGCCGGAAGAACTGCCAGCGCTGTGACGTAAAGATCCCCACCCAGGCGGACCTGGCGTGCGGCAACTGGGGCGTCGTCGGCCCCATGGCAGGTAAGGCGACGTTCGTGGAGGTCTGCAGCGCGAAAGGCGCAAAGCTGATGGACAGCGCCATAGGGGCGAAGGCCATCGCCGTCTCCGCCCCAGATCCGAAGGGCCTCGAGCTTCGCGCGAAGACGGAGCAGTCCATGCTCAAGCTGGCGGCCAAGCACCAGAAGAAGCAGTTCGCAGCCGCCGCGGACCCGGCGTTCTGGGCCGAACAGTTTAAGAAGTGCATCAAGTGCCAGGGCTGTACTTTGAATTGCCCCGCGACCTTCGACATGAAGCTCCAGCCCCAGGCCTACGAGGGCAAGGGCGATATCCCGCCGTCCATGAACTACCACATGGCCCGGATGGGCATGGTGGGCGGCGACTGCTGCAACTGCGGCATGTGCGAAGACGGCTGCCCCGTGGAGATCCCGCTGTCGCTGATATATCACGAGGCCGCAAGGCGGATCGGACAGGAGATCAAGTAAGATCTCCTTTCCTTTTCTTTTTTTATTTTAAAGGAGGACATTAATGACAGGAACCACTACTGCTGGAAAGGGACTTGCCACTTTAACGGAAAAGCTCACCTATAACAAGAAGTATTCGGCTGAATCGACAAAGACGGGTAAGTACGATCGCATCGTCGACGCCCAGCATCCGGACATCACCCTCGTGACCT
This region includes:
- a CDS encoding Coenzyme F420 hydrogenase/dehydrogenase, beta subunit C-terminal domain — translated: MVNVKDMFYASAGSEAVCAAGECGGAVTALLTHALESKAVDAVVAMTRGADLYDGVPTVFTDPKEVIKSAGSLHCAPVAIGKFVVQYMNGARDKKIALPVKPCDARAILVMAKRGKVNRDNLLMIGVNCGGTVQPIAGREMIEKYYGVNPDDVVKEEIDRGKFIIVLKNGEHKEIKIDDLEDQGSGRRKNCQRCDVKIPTQADLACGNWGVVGPMAGKATFVEVCSAKGAKLMDSAIGAKAIAVSAPDPKGLELRAKTEQSMLKLAAKHQKKQFAAAADPAFWAEQFKKCIKCQGCTLNCPATFDMKLQPQAYEGKGDIPPSMNYHMARMGMVGGDCCNCGMCEDGCPVEIPLSLIYHEAARRIGQEIK